One Camelina sativa cultivar DH55 chromosome 3, Cs, whole genome shotgun sequence genomic window carries:
- the LOC104772949 gene encoding KH domain-containing protein HEN4-like isoform X2, with the protein MASTLRNIHDNNVIGSDDTVYRFLCPVKKTGSIIGKGGEIAKQIRSETKSNMRINEALPGCDERVVTIYSTNEELNRFGDEGELVCPALDALFKVYDVVVADIDDNDDDDDDGDDLSKKQTVTVRMLVPSDQIGCVIGKGGQVIQNLRNDTNAQIRVIKDHLPSCALALSHDELLQIIGEPLVVREALYQVASLLYDNPSRFQHLLLSSPSSMHQPGAMLMSAALTSSHRNYAVHRDITDAREFCVCFICPSENVGGVIGKGGGFINQIRQETGATIRVNTSETDDDDCIIFISSKEFYEDQSPAVNAAIRLQQRCSEKVGKDANDLAISTRLLVSSSQIGCLIGKGGAVISEMRSVTRANIKILQKEDVPKIAREDEEMVQITGNPDAAMKALTQVILRLRANSFDMDHGLVLLPTSLPYTESSNKSKYAKRDDYTKLNSNSKRRNNVS; encoded by the exons ATGGCTAGTACACTGAGGAACATTCATG ATAATAATGTCATTGGGTCAGACGACACTGTGTATCGTTTCTTGTGCCCTGTGAAAAAGACCGGGAGCATTATTGGCAAAGGCGGTGAGATCGCGAAGCAGATAAGGTCTGAGACTAAATCAAACATGAGGATAAACGAGGCTTTGCCAGGGTGTGATGAGCGTGTTGTTACCATATACTCCACTAATGAGGAGTTGAATCGTTTTGGAGATGAGGGAGAGCTTGTTTGTCCTGCTTTGGATGCTCTTTTCAAGGTTTACGACGTGGTTGTGGCAGACattgatgataatgatgatgatgatgatgatggtgatgatcttAGCAAGAAGCAAACTGTTACTGTGAGGATGCTTGTGCCATCAGACCAAATTGGTTGTGTTATTGGGAAAGGTGGGCAAGTAATCCAGAATCTGCGTAACGATACCAATGCTCAGATTCGTGTCATCAAAGATCATCTACCCTCTTGTGCTTTGGCTTTGAGTCATGATGAGCTTCTTCAG ATAATTGGTGAACCTTTGGTAGTTAGAGAAGCTCTTTATCAAGTTGCTTCACTGCTTTATGATAACCCGTCACGGTTTCAACACTTGCTCCTGTCATCTCCAAGTTCCATGCATCAGCCTGGTGCGATGTTAATGTCTGCAGCACTAACGAGCTCTCACAGAAACTACGCTGTGCATAGAGATATAACAGATGCTAGGGAGTTTTGTGTTTGCTTCATCTGTCCATCTGAAAACGTTGGAGGTGTTATTGGAAAAGGTGGTGGTTTCATTAATCAGATTAGGCAAGAAACTGGTGCAACGATTAGAGTCAATACCTcagaaactgatgatgatgattgcatCATTTTCATATCATCAAAAGAG TTCTACGAAGACCAGTCTCCTGCGGTGAATGCAGCGATACGCTTACAACAGCGGTGCAGTGAGAAAGTGGGTAAAGATGCGAATGATTTAGCAATCTCCACTCGTTTACTTGTGTCGAGTTCCCAAATAGGGTGTCTCATTGGAAAAGGTGGAGCTGTTATATCCGAGATGAGGAGTGTAACAAGAGCTAATATCAAAATTCTTCAAAAAGAAGATGTACCAAAAATAGCACGCGAAGATGAAGAGATGGTTCAG ATTACAGGAAATCCTGATGCTGCTATGAAAGCACTGACGCAAGTAATCTTGCGATTAAGAGCTAACTCTTTCGACATGGATCATGGACTTGTCTTGTTACCAACATCTCTTCCATATACCGAGAGTTCGAACAAATCCAAGTACGCAAAACGCGATGACTACACTAAACTG AATTCGAATTCcaagagaagaaacaatgtTTCTTAG
- the LOC104772949 gene encoding KH domain-containing protein HEN4-like isoform X1 translates to MASTLRNIHGKRSNLQSEFTGNGGSKRRNLHDHDTDNNVIGSDDTVYRFLCPVKKTGSIIGKGGEIAKQIRSETKSNMRINEALPGCDERVVTIYSTNEELNRFGDEGELVCPALDALFKVYDVVVADIDDNDDDDDDGDDLSKKQTVTVRMLVPSDQIGCVIGKGGQVIQNLRNDTNAQIRVIKDHLPSCALALSHDELLQIIGEPLVVREALYQVASLLYDNPSRFQHLLLSSPSSMHQPGAMLMSAALTSSHRNYAVHRDITDAREFCVCFICPSENVGGVIGKGGGFINQIRQETGATIRVNTSETDDDDCIIFISSKEFYEDQSPAVNAAIRLQQRCSEKVGKDANDLAISTRLLVSSSQIGCLIGKGGAVISEMRSVTRANIKILQKEDVPKIAREDEEMVQITGNPDAAMKALTQVILRLRANSFDMDHGLVLLPTSLPYTESSNKSKYAKRDDYTKLNSNSKRRNNVS, encoded by the exons ATGGCTAGTACACTGAGGAACATTCATGGTAAGAGATCTAATTTGCAATCTGAGTTTACTGGAAATGGAGGAAGTAAGAGAAGAAATCTTCATGATCATGATACAGATAATAATGTCATTGGGTCAGACGACACTGTGTATCGTTTCTTGTGCCCTGTGAAAAAGACCGGGAGCATTATTGGCAAAGGCGGTGAGATCGCGAAGCAGATAAGGTCTGAGACTAAATCAAACATGAGGATAAACGAGGCTTTGCCAGGGTGTGATGAGCGTGTTGTTACCATATACTCCACTAATGAGGAGTTGAATCGTTTTGGAGATGAGGGAGAGCTTGTTTGTCCTGCTTTGGATGCTCTTTTCAAGGTTTACGACGTGGTTGTGGCAGACattgatgataatgatgatgatgatgatgatggtgatgatcttAGCAAGAAGCAAACTGTTACTGTGAGGATGCTTGTGCCATCAGACCAAATTGGTTGTGTTATTGGGAAAGGTGGGCAAGTAATCCAGAATCTGCGTAACGATACCAATGCTCAGATTCGTGTCATCAAAGATCATCTACCCTCTTGTGCTTTGGCTTTGAGTCATGATGAGCTTCTTCAG ATAATTGGTGAACCTTTGGTAGTTAGAGAAGCTCTTTATCAAGTTGCTTCACTGCTTTATGATAACCCGTCACGGTTTCAACACTTGCTCCTGTCATCTCCAAGTTCCATGCATCAGCCTGGTGCGATGTTAATGTCTGCAGCACTAACGAGCTCTCACAGAAACTACGCTGTGCATAGAGATATAACAGATGCTAGGGAGTTTTGTGTTTGCTTCATCTGTCCATCTGAAAACGTTGGAGGTGTTATTGGAAAAGGTGGTGGTTTCATTAATCAGATTAGGCAAGAAACTGGTGCAACGATTAGAGTCAATACCTcagaaactgatgatgatgattgcatCATTTTCATATCATCAAAAGAG TTCTACGAAGACCAGTCTCCTGCGGTGAATGCAGCGATACGCTTACAACAGCGGTGCAGTGAGAAAGTGGGTAAAGATGCGAATGATTTAGCAATCTCCACTCGTTTACTTGTGTCGAGTTCCCAAATAGGGTGTCTCATTGGAAAAGGTGGAGCTGTTATATCCGAGATGAGGAGTGTAACAAGAGCTAATATCAAAATTCTTCAAAAAGAAGATGTACCAAAAATAGCACGCGAAGATGAAGAGATGGTTCAG ATTACAGGAAATCCTGATGCTGCTATGAAAGCACTGACGCAAGTAATCTTGCGATTAAGAGCTAACTCTTTCGACATGGATCATGGACTTGTCTTGTTACCAACATCTCTTCCATATACCGAGAGTTCGAACAAATCCAAGTACGCAAAACGCGATGACTACACTAAACTG AATTCGAATTCcaagagaagaaacaatgtTTCTTAG
- the LOC104772960 gene encoding uncharacterized protein LOC104772960 isoform X2: MVLAVMVPPLHQIMLMFFVVPTFLRLFIGLLIILILQQEEILKQLPCTSRNVGSFSSCSDIGDSEPNRNFSSRRFFLSKPVHPILHPSDDVRDITSDSADACSWSSGTTSSIDSVDVAEPVLDWVNNSTKAQRVPSSTFKCALCNRYLSQKSPWGSRSLVRNRDMPVTGVLSCQHVFHAECLDQSTPKTQRNDPSCPICTKEEGELFKSHNILPRLKPLCEDGHSIRPWGCAQAGDCVESAVNVPPKNTMMMINRNRLRRNLSLRGNSSKDFPSRIKKSNSLAKENLTNQVSLVHSRGKEKASW; this comes from the exons ATGGTATTAGCTGTTATGGTTCCTCCACTTCATCAAATAATGCTAATGTTCTTCGTAGTCCCGACCTTTCTCAGGCTCTTCATTGGACTCCTAATCATCTTGATTCTGCAACAAGAAGAG ATTCTTAAGCAACTTCCTTGTACATCAAGAAACGTTGGTTCGTTCTCATCTTGTTCTGATATTGGTGACTCTGAACCTAACCGAAACTTCTCAAGCCGGCGCTTTTTCTTGTCCAAGCCTGTTCATCCTATACTGCATCCTTCTGATGATGTTAGGGATATAACATCTGATTCTGCGGATGCCTGCAGTTGGAGCAGCGGGACCACAAGCAGCATTGATTCTGTGGATGTTGCAGAGCCAGTTCTTGATTGGGTTAACAACTCTACCAAAGCTCAGAGAGTACCTTCAAGTACATTTAAATGTGCCTTGTGTAATAGATACCTCTCACAGAAATCTCCTTGGGGATCTCGATCCCTCGTAAGAAACAGAGACATGCCTGTCACAGGAGTGCTTTCATGTCAACATGTCTTTCACGCGGAATGTCTTGACCAATCAACTCCAAAGACTCAACGCAATGACCCGTCTTGTCCAATATGCACCAAAGAGGAAGGAGAGCTTTTCAAATCACACAACATTCTCCCAAGGCTTAAACCGCTTTGTGAAGATGGACATTCTATAAGACCATGGGGTTGTGCTCAAGCCGGTGACTGTGTTGAAAGTGCTGTTAACGTGCCACCGAAGAAcaccatgatgatgataaacCGGAACCGGCTAAGGAGAAATCTCTCACTTAGAGGAAACTCCAGCAAAGATTTTCCAAGTAGAATCAAGAAAAGTAACTCATTAGCCAAGGAAAATCTGACAAATCAAGTCTCGCTTGTGCATTCTAGAGGGAAAGAGAAAGCTTCATGGTAG
- the LOC104772960 gene encoding uncharacterized protein LOC104772960 isoform X1 encodes MGSLCCVAAKSDSSNSASGEFSFRPHEPYWRTNSSFSPPSSRWDVHGLIDGISCYGSSTSSNNANVLRSPDLSQALHWTPNHLDSATRRDQILKQLPCTSRNVGSFSSCSDIGDSEPNRNFSSRRFFLSKPVHPILHPSDDVRDITSDSADACSWSSGTTSSIDSVDVAEPVLDWVNNSTKAQRVPSSTFKCALCNRYLSQKSPWGSRSLVRNRDMPVTGVLSCQHVFHAECLDQSTPKTQRNDPSCPICTKEEGELFKSHNILPRLKPLCEDGHSIRPWGCAQAGDCVESAVNVPPKNTMMMINRNRLRRNLSLRGNSSKDFPSRIKKSNSLAKENLTNQVSLVHSRGKEKASW; translated from the exons ATGGGTTCGCTCTGTTGTGTTGCTGCGAAGTCAGATAGTTCAAATTCTGCAAGTGGGGAGTTTTCGTTTCGCCCCCATGAGCCTTATTGGAGGACTAATTCAAGTTTCTCTCCACCTTCATCGAGATGGGATGTCCATGGATTAATTGATGGTATTAGCTGTTATGGTTCCTCCACTTCATCAAATAATGCTAATGTTCTTCGTAGTCCCGACCTTTCTCAGGCTCTTCATTGGACTCCTAATCATCTTGATTCTGCAACAAGAAGAG ATCAGATTCTTAAGCAACTTCCTTGTACATCAAGAAACGTTGGTTCGTTCTCATCTTGTTCTGATATTGGTGACTCTGAACCTAACCGAAACTTCTCAAGCCGGCGCTTTTTCTTGTCCAAGCCTGTTCATCCTATACTGCATCCTTCTGATGATGTTAGGGATATAACATCTGATTCTGCGGATGCCTGCAGTTGGAGCAGCGGGACCACAAGCAGCATTGATTCTGTGGATGTTGCAGAGCCAGTTCTTGATTGGGTTAACAACTCTACCAAAGCTCAGAGAGTACCTTCAAGTACATTTAAATGTGCCTTGTGTAATAGATACCTCTCACAGAAATCTCCTTGGGGATCTCGATCCCTCGTAAGAAACAGAGACATGCCTGTCACAGGAGTGCTTTCATGTCAACATGTCTTTCACGCGGAATGTCTTGACCAATCAACTCCAAAGACTCAACGCAATGACCCGTCTTGTCCAATATGCACCAAAGAGGAAGGAGAGCTTTTCAAATCACACAACATTCTCCCAAGGCTTAAACCGCTTTGTGAAGATGGACATTCTATAAGACCATGGGGTTGTGCTCAAGCCGGTGACTGTGTTGAAAGTGCTGTTAACGTGCCACCGAAGAAcaccatgatgatgataaacCGGAACCGGCTAAGGAGAAATCTCTCACTTAGAGGAAACTCCAGCAAAGATTTTCCAAGTAGAATCAAGAAAAGTAACTCATTAGCCAAGGAAAATCTGACAAATCAAGTCTCGCTTGTGCATTCTAGAGGGAAAGAGAAAGCTTCATGGTAG